Below is a window of Acanthochromis polyacanthus isolate Apoly-LR-REF ecotype Palm Island chromosome 15, KAUST_Apoly_ChrSc, whole genome shotgun sequence DNA.
CCTGTCCGCAAATCCATTTAACTCTCGCCCTGCTGTCTTTGTTTGGGCAAATGTACAAGCCCCAACTCATAACAAGTGGTTGGACTGCGCATGCCATGACTCCTGTCTGTGATTATTGAAATACCGTCCCCTGTACTATACCAAATGTAGCTACGAGCGATGGTTaaaattctatgaaaaataTACAGAACTAAGCTTATCCAGCATTAATGCATCACTTGGTGCAGTTACACTGAGTTTATTTCACACAAGCTTAGCACTTCTGCATTTCCTTTCTCTTCTATTGGTTGCCATGCTGATGCATTTCCTTCCCTGTTCCTTTCTCCTTCAGCCAAAGAGGAGCAATGTGTGCCGGAGGTCTCTGGTAGAGCAGCAGCTGTAGGAAACTCGAGGTGAGTTACCCTACAGCACTCAAGCTGCTCTGTGTGAGTGACAGCGTAACAATTTCTGTCAAGAAACCATGGGCGAGTGAAATTAGTTTGATATGTGTGAATGTATGGAGGTGATACAAGTCCACCTTTTGCCAAGACCTACCGCAAGCCCTGTGATTGAGGCCACACTAATGGCCTTCTCGGGTACAAGGACCAACTGAAGTGTATGAGCTATGCTATTCTGGACCAACATACTAAAACAGCCATGTACTTGCTTTGCAGCGTTGAACTGGTTCCAGAGAAAACAGTTGTGGAGCGTGTAAGAGCAAATGACCTCTCAAGTACTGCAGGTAATTCAGCATTTTGACTTTAAGGTGATGGCATATTGTTAGATCATTAAATAAGAAAGAGAAATTATGAAAGAGTTTTgtcaataaaaagtgaaaatcagAGGCATGCATTTAGTCGATACACACGGTTATCTAAAACACTCATGATCAAAGAGTGCGTAGGTTCAATCTAATTGTGGTCCGTTCTTCCCTTTGCTTCAGCTTTGACTCCCCCTGCCACCCCTCCTCACCACATGTGGAAACCTCTAGCCCCTGTGGCCCTACTGGGGAAGAGCAAGACTGCTGAGGCCTCAAAGTTGAGTCCCTCTAAAGTTATCCAGATAGAAGCCCGGCCTCTGCCCTCAGTCAGGTCCCGAAGCAAACCCACTCCCGCTGCTGCCACTGTAGCCCCTGACCTGGCATGCATGGATCATGACTACTGCCTCCCCAACAAAGGCACTTTGCCAGGAGAGCAAGGCAAGCGCTGGAATGTCAAACAGCAATCTTTTATCACTATTAAACCCATCAAACAGCATGCTGCAACCACTACACAAACACCCACAGCTGTTCCAGCATCATCTCTGCAGTCGACCACAAATCCTACGGTTTCAACCAAAGCACCAGATTTTCCACTGGCAGAACCCCTGGAGACAAATGATGAGATGGAGGGAAGCTCAGTTCTGGAGACTCCGGATGCTTCCCCTGCTCAACAGGAGACTGAATCCACTTTCAAAGACAGGAGCCCCAGGAGAGGGCCACATGAGAGGTCCTACCGTCGACATGCTTCTTGTCGCTCACCCAGTCCTAGATACAGTCCCAAAGAGAGGACTGGAGGACGCTCTAGGAAAAGAAGATCCCGTCATTCTCCCAGTCCTATGTCCAGCTGTTCAGGGTCAGACTCCTGCTCCTCTAGATCTCGTTCTAGATCATGCTCGCCTGCAAAGAAAaggtttgtttctttgtcaaaacaTCTGGTTGATTCAGTAGCTTTATACTGATTTCTTCAGGTTGTGATTTAGCTTATTCCTGACAGTCGAATGACATTCTTCTTGTTGGTCTCCAGGTATCGTCACCGTAACTCTGAGAGCAGTTCAAGCTCCTCATCCCGTTCCTCCTCTCGGTTCTCTCGCTCTGTGTCCCGTTCCCCTCCTAGGAGGAGGAGGTACTCCTATTCTTCCTCTCGTTCTGGCTCTTGGAGTCGCTCCAGGTCGCGTTCTCGCTCCCCTCAAAGACGAGCACAGTGGGGAAGAAGACGACAGTTCCACAGGTGTGGTACATGAATTCTGCTTGCATAAAGACCATTATGTGGACTTTGTAGCTGTTTCCTTTGTGCATGACAAATACTTTGAAAAGCCTTAAAAAATTAATGAAGACTTCATCTTCTCCTCATCAGTCCTTCATATAGGCCAAGCTGTGGCAACGAACCAAAGGCAAACACGGAAGAGGTGAAAAGACGGAAGGAGAAAGCCATTGTAAGTTCATATACTGTGGGAAAATACTTTTGTAAGGAAAATAATTCCCAAAGTTAAAATGTTGCACTGAATAATCTGCATACTTTCTATCAGGAAGAGCGCCGGGTTGTTTATGTTGGTCGGATCCGAGGAACAATGACCCAGAAAGAACTTGGGGAGCGCTTCTCTTTGTTTGGTGATATTGAGGAATGTACCCTGCACTTTAGAGACCATGGGTAAGAACATACACAGCTagtattgtattattttttttagtgtttgctTTTGTAGTAAGGTTTTAATAGAAGAAAACTGCACTGTCTTTGAACCTAGTTGGTTTCATGTGTGACCTCTTAGGCCAAGCTACAGTGCTAGAGAAAACTCAGGCTTGTTCATAACTGGGGCCTCCTGGCATCACCCCCAGGTTGCTCTTTTAAAAGCAAGTTACATCTCAAAACTGCATTGAAGACCTGTCTACTACCTTCTTTAGATCTTTTGTCGAACTGAATATAATTACAGTCTGATGTTTATCGTTATCTGCCACAGGGACAACTATGGGTTTGTGACTTATTATGACACCAAGGATGCGTTCACGGCCATTGAGAATGGAAGCAAGCTTCGCAAACCCGATGAGCTGCCATTTGATCtctgttttggtggaaggagacAGTTCTGCCAGACCAGCTATGCTGATTTGGGTATGTTCCTCTAGCTCTTACCTACAGTGGCGCTAATCTATTCAAATAGCATTGATGTGGTTTGCAAAAGATTTAAAATACTTCCTGCCGTTCAGCCAGACTGTTGTCATCACAGGATAAAAGCGACTGAAAGTCTTTGTACTTGAGCACATGCACTGTTTACAGGGATGAACACAGTGcaggaaaggaaaaaatgtcacttcAGAGCGTGGTGTCTTTTTAATGTGGTGCTTGCATGATTACAAAtgcagaaaagtaaaaaaaaaaatcacaacttcTGCATTTGCAAATTGTAATAGCTGCAatgaaaaacaattattttcattgttgattgATCTGTCAAAAGTATTTCATGTTTCCCGAAGTCCAAGATGATGtcctcaaatattttttctacaaCCTAAAGATAGTTGTAGTATAGTTTATAATAGGACAAAATCAGAAACTATTAAAATATAAGATGGAAGCAGAGagtttttacttaaaaaatcttttttaatcatttattacaaaaatagattaatttaatagttgacaagTGATTAGTTAATTGTTGCAGCGCTATTTGATAGCCCCATTAGACTTgcagcattttctttctctccattattttaatgcaatatttgtctttgtcatttcagaTTCGAGTAGAGAGTACGATCCATTGCCCGCGAAAGGCAAGTATCATGCACTAGACTTCGACACTTTACTGAAGCAGGCCCAGCAGAATCTGAAGAGGTAACAGGAGGCCTGCAGCAGGAAGCAGCTGACATTTACCTCAGAGCCGAAGGTTGGCTCCTCACCTGCAACACTGTCTTTACATTTTAGTTGTTGCattagttttctttgttttgtttgttttactttgtttctgCAAGCTAACACCTTCTATTGAAGTGAAAATTTATAATGAAAGTAGGAAAAGAAGtcaaaaaatggaataaatgaaattaaattttttaaaagtttatttaaatgtgcaatTGACTTTGAATTGTATGAAGagataatcatttttaaaagggTAAAAAGAGGTGGAATAAAACTACCTAATTGTTGGGAGAGGATGTATTGAAATGTGCTACAAACCTAAATAAAAAGGTAATATGGAAacattgtgtttgtctttttttccatttaggcTCTCCTGTCTGTTTCATCAATGTTTTGTTAcatctttatttaaaacatggggaaggtttttttttttttttttttttttgtcaattgaCTTCTTCCTCATAAGACCCTTCAACATGTCACTTGGTCTAAATAACTATGATGGTTGTGCTTGGTTGTGGTGTTTGGCTCAAATATTTCGACATGTCAGCAACCAAAGCAGAGGTAAAACAAATTTCATTAGCAGCTTGGTTTTCTAAAGTGTCCAAGCGGGTTAGTTTAAGACACTTTGAACTATCTCATTTACATGGAATTTATTCACTATTAATGTTGGAAAACAGCATTTCTTTTACTTCCATGACATTCTATCATTTTCTGCTGTAATAAAGGGTATGTTTGGCTTACTGTTACACTTTCATGGCTTTTTGGGTCACCTTATAACACAACCATCTTTAAAATCACTTATGTTTTTCCTGAAAGGTTGAAATGTTTACTATGAAAGAGACTTCATAAATAGGAGTAACGGGTCTCTCCTTCCATTACTAATGTGCACTGCAAAAATACACACCTACACAAACATATATGCTGGATTTTCCTGGTGATTTAGAACAAAGCATGTGTTTTGCTGACTGAGACTCGGGTCATAACAGATGGAAAGCACCTCCCCACTGTTTGAAAGTGGTGTTGAAGCTTAACTGCATTCCTAATATGGACTGGAATCTCAAGATGGTACACAGCTGTGGAGATATTCAACTCAATCACGGAATGGAGCCAGTTACCCGAACCTACGTCGCAAGTTTGGAAAACTTTAATTTCTTGGTACTTTGATAAACTGTCGACACTATTGTAGCCATcagtaattacaaaaaaaaatgtcttgagTCATGTCCTAATAGTGTTTAGGTGATAATTTGCCACAAGTTGGCCATTTTATTCAATATTAGATGTCGTCATTTAGCTGATATACTTAATAAATGATCCCTGTCACTTGTAGCtgaataaatcacaaaaacggATTGTGCTCGAGTGTTACCAGCGTGTTGTTTTTACCGTTGCGGGGTAAAAAATGTCATCTATCTTTTCTCCTCGGTGACATCTTTGCGGTGTTTTGTCACGCAGATCTAGTTCTGACTGGTTTGATCTAGTCCCGTGAGCATGCGCACTCGGTGTAAACAGGAAGAACCAACGAAAAGTAGGGTAAATCTGTCATAAAGACGGGGAAATGATCGAGCAAGAACGAACcaatttcttccttttctttgtaTATTAGCCAGCGTAAATTATGTTCTGTACCACCTGATAGCAATTTCTACTTACATCCCGTGAAAGCTTTTGCTaaattttcagcaaaaaaaaaaaaaacagatacgCTAAAACCGTATGCTAGCTAACAGTCGAACAGACAGTGACGCGATTTATTTCCTCTGGGTTTTGCTCGGAGAATTTGCCTGCCAAATTgcgttttaaaataattctctGCTCTCTGGATTCGTTTGAATTTCGTGACTTTGAAACGAGAGAGATTGCGAACAATGGTGCAAAAAGATAAAACGCTGGAGACGCCGCAAGTGGATGGCGAGCCGAGCCCCAGCCCAGTCTCCGGAGAGGCTTGTGCAGAGGCCCCTGGCCCGGTGGAAGAGCCCGGGATTGGAGTCGAACCGACGGGCCACAGGAAATTCATAAGCGGAGTCGTGGAAGGTAATGTCATGTATATGCACATATGGGTGATATCATGCTGTTAATTGTATATAATTAGAAGTAGGACATCGAAATGCACGAGCAATTGTGCTGCCTGTGGAGGTGATTTTTGCTATACGAGACGGAAAATATACCACATATGGTTCGTGTTCCACCTGGATGACTATTTCAGATCCGTAGACGTGGGGtgtaaatttgtttattttggacTTGCATTGcaaatcaaatatttttaatCGTTCTTCTGGAACtaatacattttacaaaaacagcATTGACCTACTTTAAATGAATTTAGAATGATCATTTGTCGAAAAAATCGTAAACTGGTTCGTTCAGAACGACGCCATCAGTCAATGTAAGCACAAATTGCATGTCTAATTGCTCTTCCAGCTCAGCCCACACCAGGGGGCAGATTGATAGCAGTAGCAGTCAGGCAGCTCAGTATGATCAGGAAATGTAGCTCATCAGCACTGCAGACTGCATGGAAAATGAATGCATTGTTTGCTCATGCAGGCTTTTATGGTCGACCATGGACAATGGAACAGAGGAAAGAACTATTCAGAAGGTAATGTATACTATTTAAGtatgcatatatacatataacatAATGGTTAGAGTTGTTATACAGAGTTTGTCCAACTTTGAATATCACAGGCAGCAGAAATGGGGACTGAATACGTACCTTTATGCACCCAAAGATGACTACAAGCACAGAATGTTCTGGAGAGAGCTGTATTCAGTGGAAGAAGCAGGTGACTACTTAGAACAGATCTTGGTGCAAGAAAAATGCATGCTGCTTGTTGCCTAAGCTAACGtattataaaacatatttttttaaattacaaaaaaattattaagTGACAGATTATCCCCTTTTTTCTTGTAGAGCAACTCATGACTTTAATTGGTGCTGCTAAGGAGCATGGCATAGAGTTTATCTATGCTATTTCCCCTGGATTAGACATCACCTTCTCTAATCAGAAAGAGGTTTCTGCACTCAAGAGAAAACTTGATCAGGTATCACATCATTTTGTGCAACAGCAGAATGAACATTGTGGTAAAACCCctgatatgtatatatattcaaGAGCTCCATACTATGCcactttttaatcattttgttggattttatttCCTCCCTTCAGGTTTCTCACTTTGGCTGCAAATCATTTGCCTTACTTTTTGATGATATTGACCACAACATGTGCCCTGCTGACAAAGAAGTGTTCAGCTCATTTGCGCACGCTCAGGTTTCCATTACCAACGAAATCTACCAGTACCTGGGAGAGCCTGAAACTTTCCTCTTCTGCCCCACAGGTAccttaatattatttttaagttCTTTACACAGTTCACAAACTTGTTTTATGTACATGtttattcattatttgttttttttcttgccttgCAATACAGAGTACTGTGGAACATTCTGCTACCCAAGTGTCTCTCAGTCACCCTACCTCCACACAGTAGGAGAGAAGCTACTGCCGGGCATTGATGTCCTGTGGACAGGCAAGTCAAACCTTTTCCTGTCTAAAAACCCAAAACGTATTACTTATGTTAAGTAGGCAGTCATTGTATGTCAGACAAAACAGTTAATTAGGATATGTTGTCTTTTCTGCAGGGCCCAAAGTGGTGTCCAAAGACATCACAGTGGAGTCTATTGAGGAGGTGTCAAAAATCCTGAGAAGAGCCCCAGTAATCTGGGATAACATTCATGCCAATGACTATGACCAGAAGAGGCTTTTCCTGGGTCCATACAAGGGCCGCTCCACAGAGCTCATCCCCAGACTGAAGGGAGTTCTTACCAATCCTAACTGCGAGTTTGAATCAAATTTCGTAGCGATCCACACTTTAGCCACCTGGTATAAGTCTAACATGAATGGGGTGCGCAAGGATGTGGTTATGAGTAAGTATGATCCACAAGTGAATCAATTCGTAATGTATTGATGTGGATGCATAATCTCTCTGTGTGAGGTTAATAATTAATTCATTAATGTGCCTTTCTGCATTTGTTTCTTCATCTTCCCCTTTACCAGCTGATGGTGAGGACAGCACTGTGTCCATCCAGATCAAGTTGGAGAACGAGGGCAGTGATGAAGAACTGGAAACAGACATGCTCTACAGCCCACAGCTTGCTCTAAAACTGGCTCTCACAGAATGGCTCGGAGAATTTGGTGTGCCTCACCAGTACAACAGTAAGAGCAGTCCCAATATAATGTCATAATGTAAAGGTTTTGTATGAATGTCACTTGGAACACACTCTTGATTATTCAGATTGAAGAATACAATGCAGTGAGACTCTACTCTTTCAGGCCGACAGGTGCCTCAGAGTGGTGCCAAAAGCACAGCCATAGATGTATCATCCATGGctgctccctctctctgctcctccacAACAGTCACGACTGTGTTCCAGCAGCCCATCATGTCTCCAGCGATGCCTCCTCTCTGCCTGGATCCACTTTCACACCCTTTGGCAAAAAGACCACAGGAGGTAGAGGAGGTGAGGTTTATTATTACGATGAGACACAGTTGCTGCGCTTTAGTGACGCAAAGGAGCAGTGAATGCTTCTTGTAGAAAGCAAGCTGTCTGTTAATGTGAACATATTGTTTGTGCAGTTGACGCTTCCTAATCAGGACcttgaataattaaaaatgaatagcTGATGATTACATGACTGCTAGTGAGAATGCACACCCCTGAATCTCTCTTTCTGAtcaggttttgttttgtgtggttGGATACAATGCATGCATTTGTCTACTGGAGAAGAGAGCGTTTAGAAATGTTTCtacacacatttttattctgtGCCTATGCAGGTTGAAGTAGAAAAGAAGGATTCGGACGAGGAGCCCATGGAG
It encodes the following:
- the oga gene encoding protein O-GlcNAcase isoform X2, producing MVQKDKTLETPQVDGEPSPSPVSGEACAEAPGPVEEPGIGVEPTGHRKFISGVVEGFYGRPWTMEQRKELFRRQQKWGLNTYLYAPKDDYKHRMFWRELYSVEEAEQLMTLIGAAKEHGIEFIYAISPGLDITFSNQKEVSALKRKLDQVSHFGCKSFALLFDDIDHNMCPADKEVFSSFAHAQVSITNEIYQYLGEPETFLFCPTEYCGTFCYPSVSQSPYLHTVGEKLLPGIDVLWTGPKVVSKDITVESIEEVSKILRRAPVIWDNIHANDYDQKRLFLGPYKGRSTELIPRLKGVLTNPNCEFESNFVAIHTLATWYKSNMNGVRKDVVMTDGEDSTVSIQIKLENEGSDEELETDMLYSPQLALKLALTEWLGEFGVPHQYNSRQVPQSGAKSTAIDVSSMAAPSLCSSTTVTTVFQQPIMSPAMPPLCLDPLSHPLAKRPQEVEEVEVEKKDSDEEPMEMVVEKQDEPEPEAEADPEEKHVGPILADKMAEDLKPMDTDKESLAESKSPEESIQEDSGSDIAPMQTDDQLKQVPQAFDVFVPGPNEKPLFTAEPLTLEDLSLLAELFYLPYEHGPKAMQMLKEFNWLRANSSVVSVNCKRKESEKVAEWQLRAEKFEDMCCSVIQMFTRLSNTANRTILYDLYPYIWDIKSIISMVKSFVQWLGCRSQSSAQFLRGDQEPWAFRGGLAGEFQRLLPIDGANDLFYQPPPSMPTSKIYSIRPYFPKDEPAVYKICKEMYCEGMEDVPFTDDDPDLIGDRLVGGLLTLSSDYGFVLEDDEGICGYALGTVDVQPFVKNCKLSWIPFMQEKYNKPDCEKDLTEAEKMMLSFHEEEEGLPDSFLSNFPSLIKVDIHAKVTDPSVAKSMMGCLLSSLKANGSHGAFCKVRQTDKRMLDFYSKLGCFEVAKMEGFPKDVIIMGRSL